The Thermococcus sibiricus MM 739 DNA window AGTAGCCGTGATCTATAACTTATTGCTCTCAAGCGTTATTGGAGTTTTAGTCTATAATATTGGGCTATTCCTGGATCTTTAATTATTGCTGGTGAGGTGTATGGGAAAGCTGGATGATGTCTTGGAGTTGATAAAAGAGGGTGTAAGAACCTCAAAAGAGATAGCTGAGAGGTTAGAGATGTCTGTAGAAGAAGTGGAGGGAATTATAAAGATTCTTGAGAGTTTGGGATATGTTGAAAAAATAGAAATAGGAGAATCATGTGGGAGTTGTCCTCTGAAAAAGATTTGTCCAGGGAGCTGTATTGTTTTTAAAGGCAATATATATCAGATGAAAAAATGAAGGTGTCTAATGTACATGGTTCAAAACATGTTCACTGAGGGTATATTTAATCCACGTAAAATATTTAAGGCCATGACTCTAATGTATTATTGGTGATAATATGAAGGCAGTTATTCTTGCTGGCGGTTTCGGAACAAGGTTAAGGC harbors:
- a CDS encoding FeoC-like transcriptional regulator — translated: MGKLDDVLELIKEGVRTSKEIAERLEMSVEEVEGIIKILESLGYVEKIEIGESCGSCPLKKICPGSCIVFKGNIYQMKK